The DNA region CTACATAGGACTCTGGCAATCGAGTCTTCAATATACTGAGATAGGCGCAAACTCAATCATGAATCAATTGTACttcagtgtggtagattacataAGTGGGTGATAGTGATTCCTCTGTGGAGTGAGTCTAATCACcatgtgatcaagatagtgcaAACATTGGAAGTTCTAAAACAGTACCTTCAAGTTCATCACCATGGAACTCTATCGATAAAAGTCTTCCACCAAAGTCCATTCattagcttatcactgttgtatcaatatTAGTATATGGGAAGAACAAATAAGTTGTGAAATGACAGACACAATGTTGTTGTGTATGTCCACTATTTTGTGTCCTCTTGTAAGACACATTCTCATTGGTCAAATAATGCAACAGCCAATCGACTCACTTGTTACAAATAGGGTTAGGTAGCCGTCTCTGAGATTAATATATAGTGTGACTCGTAAAGCTTTACACTGAAAATTAAACTAAATTTGGCGTCAAAATTGTAGATCTTAGCATTTTCCATTTATTTTAGGTCGCAACTACAGATTAATACTGAAAACCACAGGTGCGAAAATCATACTTAGAATATTCACACGAAAATTTGGGTCAGCCCATAGACTATATGTTGcgataatagttttagtttacgTCAATCTTATATACCAAAGGCTCAATAACTGTGGACTTTCGTGTAGAAGAAAATAACAGTAGCTAAAACAGCAACACCAAGCTTCATATCAACCTGTACCAACACTCAAGATGCAGgaggttttttttatcttcaACTATTGGAAATCTCGGaatgttttttgtgtgaaattgctacgctcgtgaaagtactgccgcagagaacactgcaagcactcatgcaaataccacagaggcgtgtaatattgcatagattgttgttttccaggtctacagactaaatataacaaccttttgaatatatattcctacctgtacaAGGgaagatatattatattattatatatttatagtatacgtagtactatagagattgatacatttgtagcagcaagattcgtatgatattttcctaagaaaacggaaatctaagcaataatacacgccacTGTGGCAAATACCCCTTTGTACGCCATACTTGCACTCGcgcgtcatggggttctgttgtGGTATTGCATTGCATCACCTaagggtaaacatatttttttgcaGCTATATACACGattaatcaaattatttttatttattcgtAAATGATCAATTGTTaattgatgaaaaaatgtcccacttgcagctagtgcaggtttaagagAAAGTTTGGAGAAAGCTAACTCTGAAAATATATAGACTTACACAATAATAACAGTGAAGTTATTCCTCCAACGTCATTGAAGCTAAGACCATATGGCGTCCAGTCCAAAAGGTAGTGTGGTCGTGCGTACAGACTTCAGATTCTGTCATCAGGTGAACCACACGACGTTAGTGGTCAATATACTTGCTCAGACCATCTGAGATACTTGTAAGTAATAACTGTCAACTAAACTGTCAAAACTATAGAAACTGGTGTTCACCTTGAAACGAATTACTGTGCCTACACTGCAGACGACTTAGAGTATTATAGGCAACGGAACTGCCTGCAATTGGTGAATTAGTACCACGCCTTCTTGTCTTCAATCTTTACTGCCCTGTGTACAAACATTTCGATATGCCATTCAGGATTGATTATATTTGGTAAACTAGTCAAGGCCATGGAATTGTAAACTCCTAAAGACGCAAAAACGATTATAAATCACATTAAGTCACTACTtcaaaattgcaacattttcaGATACATTAAACCTTATCTTCCCTGTGTAGAATACTTAACCTTTAGCCATGTAAATCATTGAAAGTTTAATTCTTGACtacatacaataaaccataaatagAAACAACTAGCTCTGTTAGCATATAGGAAACAGTATTAGGTTGGCGTCTATGGAATGTCAGATCAGAACTGTCATTCAATCATACAGTGTTTATGTGAGTATCTGGCTTAACAGTCAGCTATTGTTATTTTGGCATAAAACAGATCAGATGAAAGAACAGCCATCGGTATAGAATCATATGCAATATGATGGGCCTTGGAATAAAATAGTCAACTCATCAAATGTTGTcttagagggcgctatatttaGTAACGTCATGAGGAGACCCTTTCCATACAATGGTATGTATCTACAATTTCAAGTGACATTTACCAAGCTCACTCAGAATAGCGAATTAATAAAttgacatgacataacatgacatgatattTGATTACGATTTTCCGATGGTAGGAGACACTAAATTTTAAACTCTCAAAATGCTAAAAGGAGGACCCAACTTTCTGACCCGACACagacatacacgtacgtacgtacgtacgcgcGCGCgagcgcgcgcacacacatacacacacacacacacacacacacacacacagtcatacatTCTACCATGCCTATAACATTGCGGAAGGTCAGTTCAGTTGAACTTTTATCCGACGTTTCGGTCTTTCGAAGAAGACCTTCATAAGGAATCAAATACTTTCTCAGCATATAGTGCTATAGTTCGAACATgtacttattttacttttgccttgtttgcaaattttacaCTCCACtaattttatttcagattccTGAATGTCTTCTGTGAAAAAACGAAACGTCCAATAAAGTATTTTTATTCACCTAATTACGCCGTGTGACTTGTCTTTTTCCGAACTACTCGTCTACCTTCAAGCCAGGGCTCaactaacaacaacaaagtgCAATTCATCTAGTAGGTGTACTTGCACTACACTGCTTCAAAGACGTTGTGAATTATATATTAAACAGTTGCGACTTCTTTTCGTTCAGACATCAAGAGAAGGTTGTACTATTGTATtgtgtgtaatacattgtatgttaccatggttacgtgTGTATAGCGAGAGTCTAGAAAATTTCACTCAATGATTTATCATCAATTTCACCATCTCATAACCCATCCCTTTCCCATACATTGACAACTGTTGTTCATGTTGAAAAGTATTCAACTTGCATAGTGTCCACTAAAATACATAGAAAGAATATTGTATTGTCATGAATGAGAGATCAAGAGCGTATTTGTATCAACATTCCCTGGGGATTACAGTAACGCCATGTCATTCTCACAATTGATATTGTCACTTCTTGTCTCGTGTTCACTCTCTCTTGATCTCTCACCATGACAAGAACCAATTATTTGCAGAATTATGTAAGAGATTAATGTCAACACTGTTAATCCCAAAGTCATATACATAATCATCATAATGCTAAAAGTTTCTGTGAGAAAGCCGAATAGCAGTGGAAGCACTATCTCCGATGATGAAGCAGCCATAGTGAAAGTGGCAATGCGTTTCCCAGTAAGTTTGATGTATCGGTCAGCCCATAGTATAATACTTGGAAAtacagttgccatggaaaccccAAGTAATATCGTTGCACCCCACAACACCTCTACGACTGTACCTCCGAATATCGCCAGTAGGGAGCTCGCTGTACACATACCACACAAATCAATGATCAACATAGTCCGTGGAGCAAGTCTTGTTGCACAGAATATACCAACTCCTCGTGAAGCAGCATAGCTACCCCAGAAAACAGAGTTCAAATAACTTGCTTGATTGATCGAAAATGCAAAGTCAGATTCTACTgcaaaagtaaaaatgaatgctCCATAAACAATCTCATGTCCGATATGAAAAAAAACGAAGGAAAACAAAAGAACCAACAATGTTATTGTAAAGATGTTGGTTTCCCTCTCAGCTGTTGTGGGATTGTCCAGATTCGAATTTCGCGTTTGGGGATTTGCTGATGCACAACCGTTTCGCATAGAAAGCAAGGAAAATAGTACAGCtattatgaaaaagaaaattgatattacagtgAAGGGAACCCATAATGTTCCATTTCCCTCGTACTTTAACTGATCTGCCGTATAATTATTGCTAATCTCCGACTGGTTCCCAGGTTGTTGACGAGTATTCATAGTCATGTTCTCAGAGGATAGCGATGGTTGAAGGCTTGTGCTATTCCTCGCCAACTCTGCTGGTGTCAGAAACGGTCCTGCTATTAACGGTGCTACGGTGGCCCCTACCGCAAAACACAGAAAAAGACCTTGAAGCAGTGGTGCGGAATTTTTCCTCCATAGTTTGATGCAGAAAATGTTTGAACCTATAAAGAGAGACATGCAAGGTTTACGATTACTTTTCACTCCTACATGCAACGAAATAGTAAGCAATAGATAATTAGAATTGCATTCAACGAAATAGATCGCCTAGCTATATTAAGTCATGCAtgtgaataaaaataaagttttgcCCAGTCAATCAAAAATGCAATTTTAATTAATAAGTCACAGGAACTTGTCATTATTCTGTTTCGAGAAACAAGCTTTTCCACACGGCCTTATTCCTTAATTTTACAATTGACGTAAAACAAAACTTCATCCGACTCTACAAACATCATACTTAGGCTAATAATGTCACATATTATCCGCAAACTCGACAAATTAgtacaaacatttttgtttcatttcatgacATTGGCTTCAATCAAAATTAAGCTtaaatcttatcaacattgctaTATTCTCACTGTATGCGCTACCATTATCGTCACCAAACGATATCAATGTTAACAATGTCTACGTTTTTCAGACAATTCAATGGCcaggattaaaatgtaactaTTGAACTTCAAGTGTTGACGACTCTGGCAATGAAATGCAGCAATTAATGTTAGTAATATGCttaagattttttaaaaaccaaacGATATCTGATTTCGACCTAACTGACTGCTACTATAGCGCATGATGAGCAATGAAATTGAGAGGTTTATCAATCTCATCGTCGTAAAGctcggcctgttttacggcaccgccCCACtggaagtgtagcggaagaaatgaCAGCTCTGGTTTACGAGAATGATCAGTCTTGACACATCAGAAGAAATGAGTGAAATATTTATGCTACTAACCTGTCGACATACCACCTATAAAAAATCCCCACCCTGTTATCGCAAATATAACCGATACAAAGTCATTGCACCATGGGACAGACACGCCAGTGATGGCAGCACCAAGAAGACAAGTTCCTAAAATGAACTGGTTGTCAAATTTATCAAAGCCAGCACCCCAGacaaaacaaccaatcaaaaatCCAGAACTCTTAGCGATGAATATGAATGTTGTCTTTTGTAACGTGGTTCCCAGTAGCAATTGGAAGTCCAACAGACATGGCCCAAGAACAGCAACAGAATAACCCTGTTAATTATACAATTAGGCAATAATATGATTGCATATAGAGattaattttaatgagtcatttgcataattaatggttttggtaattaggctatatccaATGAATGCACACTACAAAGTCCATacaatttggtatatacattaataACAACAAAACGCATATCATACGAATGTTGTTGACTTAGCGTTTAGGTTTTATCTTGcatatacataattaattattttcggtaatcaGGATATATCTTAATAAGTATAAATGGTAAAAGTGTTCAAGTGTTTCATGTAGTTTGCTGGGTGAAGTTTTTAATTGTAGTCAGTCATTTctatataattcattattttcattaattagaCAGTATCAGCAGAATGCAACCTTATGAGTTcatgtaatttggtacatacattgataataGCAAAGTGCGCATGTCTCCTAAAACTAGTGGATTAATATGCTAATAGTAGTGAAATTGGTGGAGGTCGAATCTGCAAAACAATAGTTTATAGAAAACTTACCACGCCAAATGAAATCAAGTAAATCAAAACCGTAATCGTTATTTTGATAGATCTCTTCTCTTTCTCGTTTGCTCTCTCCTTCACCttgatattttcattggttgaagTATCTTCAGCTACCCGTGGCTGACCAGTCAATTTAACTTCTTCGTCATTATTTGTGAGTGCCATTTTCTTTGTATAagaatataaaacaaaatttaagtATATCATTCCATCACCATCAGTGCGTCCTGcaaacgtatgtatgtatgtatgtatgtatgtatgtatgtatgtatgtatgtatgtatgtatgtatgtatgtatgtgtgtgtgtatgtatgtatgtatgtatgtatgtatgtatgtatgtatgtatgtatgtatgtatgtatgtgcgtgtatgtatgtatgtatgtatgtatgtatgtatgtatgtatgtatgtatgtatgtatgtatgtatatgtatgtaactgGACCAAGCTACATGTGGTAAGATCGACTCTCCAAACTTTTTCTGATAATTGCGTCCCCGATATACTTATAGTTCACTCAAAGCTATAATTGTAACGTCTACAAGTGTACTTAGTAACTATCTATCACCATGGGAATATCTACAATTCAATATCGAGCTAAAATTGGCGCCTTTAGAGGTGGAGACCCAGCAAGGCTCAGAAAACCATTCAACTGATCCAGTGACAAAGGAGGATATCACTGGTATAAATGCTACACTGGACAAAATTATCTCAGAATCAGAATACGTCCATGAAAAGTTAGACCAACTACAAACCAGGATGGATTGCATTGAGGACGATATGGTAGAATTAAGAGACAACCTTCAAAGTAATACAGCGAAACTAGCCGATGTGGAATCAAATAACGAAGCCATTCAAGGGATTAAATCGGTTCTGGATAAACTAAGGAAAGACAACAATGATTTGAGGCGGGCCAATGACGATTTAGAAAACAGAGGTCGACGTAACAATCTTATCTTCTATGGCATTCAACAAGAAAATGCTGCCGAAAGCTGGAGTGCTTCTGAAGCAAAAGTTAAATCTGTACTTTCGAACGAGTATGGTATTTCGGAGGAGATTGAACTCGAAAGAGCTCACCGAATAACAAATGCACGAGAAGTACGCGGAATGAAGGCAATTATCGCCATGTTCACACGCTTTAAGGACAAGTCAAGAGTACTCGCGGCCGCCAACAAACAAGGGTACTGACATCAGCATCAGCATTGGGGAAGATTAATTCTCCAAACTAATACACACAATTCGTACGAAGCTTTTGGCGTTTCGTAAGTCACTATTAGATGACAACCCTTCTCTAAAGGCACAAGTAAGGTACAACAGGTTGGTATGCTCTGACGAACACGgctacacatacatacgtacgcatgtatgtacatttttgactGTGTTTTGTCGTGTTCTTTGCCTGGATCTCTTTATCTGTTGACTTGtcaaaatacataaatgatatTCATACACATTACATGGTGAGTCAGTGGCTTGGAAAATATCTGCCGCCAATCAGCTAGGAATGAAAAAGCCTTGATTCCAGGCGACCTATTTTCTTTTACGATTACATGACATGATACAATACGCTACAGATTACAAATCATTACCTTAAATTGTGATCCTCAGTTATCAATGTTTGGTGTACCACCTCCAGACAGACTTCCTACTTCTAGATTTATTTCATGTAAGTAATTGGcacaaaactgaccaagtacgggcagagttacgagctcgcaagtctcaagtacgagtgacgGTCAGCTGATAAGAacacattgttgtcatggttgcatctataaatagtgttcactgacatgtaaatgtaatcaaattgtatcaatgtgtataaaacgatgtgtccgcaatttagccactcaatgagaaaaaaaataaagttcagaaaaacgaagtcaggggtttctgtttcattgcacggctgtctgctgcttttctgtgaaaacttaaaatttttaccgaaacattactttgatatcagaacaatatattttttcggGGGACACGTAGTCAGTTCGGATGACCGATCAATTCGGATATTCGCCACGTACTCGCGGAATACGACAAGCGTGAGTCCTCTGCGTACTCATCGAAAATTAGGCCAACTACAAGAGtatgacgtcactcgtacttgagacttacgagctcgtaactcttcccgtacttggtcagttttgggcgaATTACATATTTGCAAAGTGGACATGCACTTATATAATCCAATGCGTATTGCTTTTAGCAGTCACCTATTGTCATTTTGGCATAAAAGAGATGAGATTAAACAGCCATCGGTATAGAATCATTACGTAATATGATGGGCCTTGGAATAAAGTCAACTCAAATGTGTCTATCCACTAAATTCATGAGGAGACCCTCTCTCCATAAAGTGGTAcgtgtatttacatgtaaaggaaaaatttcaacaatttcaaatgaCAATTGACCAAGCTCACTCAAAATAGCGAATTAATAAATTGAcaagacatgacatgacatgatatttgATTACGATTTTCCGATGTTAAGAGACGTTAAATTCTAAACTCACAAATTGCCAAACGGAGGACCTAACTTTCTGACCCGagaccacacacacatatacatgcatacatgcatacatacatacatacatacatacatacatacatacatacatacatacatacacacacacacacacataca from Glandiceps talaboti chromosome 18, keGlaTala1.1, whole genome shotgun sequence includes:
- the LOC144449293 gene encoding sodium-dependent glucose transporter 1A-like, with amino-acid sequence MALTNNDEEVKLTGQPRVAEDTSTNENIKVKERANEKEKRSIKITITVLIYLISFGVGYSVAVLGPCLLDFQLLLGTTLQKTTFIFIAKSSGFLIGCFVWGAGFDKFDNQFILGTCLLGAAITGVSVPWCNDFVSVIFAITGWGFFIGGMSTGSNIFCIKLWRKNSAPLLQGLFLCFAVGATVAPLIAGPFLTPAELARNSTSLQPSLSSENMTMNTRQQPGNQSEISNNYTADQLKYEGNGTLWVPFTVISIFFFIIAVLFSLLSMRNGCASANPQTRNSNLDNPTTAERETNIFTITLLVLLFSFVFFHIGHEIVYGAFIFTFAVESDFAFSINQASYLNSVFWGSYAASRGVGIFCATRLAPRTMLIIDLCGMCTASSLLAIFGGTVVEVLWGATILLGVSMATVFPSIILWADRYIKLTGKRIATFTMAASSSEIVLPLLFGFLTETFSIMMIMYMTLGLTVLTLISYIILQIIGSCHGERSRESEHETRSDNINCENDMALL